In Catenulispora sp. GP43, the genomic window CCTGATCCGGGACCGGGACGCGAAGTTCCCGCCACTGTTCGACGAGATCCTCGCACAGACCGGGATCCAGGTCGTGCTCAGCGGCATCCGTGTGCCGCGGATGAACTCGGTCATGGAGCGGTGGGTGCAGACCTGCCGCCACGAGCTGCTGGACCGCACCTTGATCTGGAACCAACGTCACCTGCTGCACGCCCTACACGAATACGAGGCCCACTACAACAGCCACCGCGCTCACCAAGCGATGCAGCAGGCCGCACCACTGCGTGCAGTGCCCCCACCGATCACCGACCCGCGGCACACCACCGACCTCGACATCCGCCGACACGACCGACTCGGCGGCATCATCCACGAGTACCAACACGCAGCCTGACCTGCCTGGATGACATTATCGGCAGGCGCAATGCTGATCTTCATCGACCTGGTCTCATGAGCCTGCCATCCGAGATCGGCCCAGGCGCGACCCCAGACGTTACGGATGACGCGCCGGCCGTCGGCTAAGGTGGAAACAACCAAAATGCCCTAAATGGGCGGAGAACTCGATTATAAAGGAACTGTTCTAGAGCGCGCCTCAAGCGGTCCAACGCGCACCTTCCTCCCAGGAAGATCAGTCCCAGCAGGAAGGCGAGGTCGACATGAACAAAGTCTTCGCTGCCGTCACTGCGACGGCAGCACTGATACTGCCTGGATGTGGGAGCAGCTCCGCACCCAGGACAATAGGAAGCCCTGCCCCGACACAGTCCATACTGACGTCTTCGAGCACGGTCAAGGCTAAGTCGATCGTCGGCCCGGCGCGTCTGTCCGGCGACGATCTGACCGTATCCGTACACGTCGCCTGGTCGGGATGCGAACAGAAGCCAACCCTGGCAGCAGCTGAGACGTCGACGCTGGTCCAGCTCACGCTGACCACAGTCGACAGGTCTGCGCCCGGCGTCGTCTGTCCGCAGATCGCTCGCATCGGCTGGGCGTCCGTCACACTCGGCCACCCACTGGGCAACCGGCCCCTCGAGGACACGCTCACGGGAGCCCTCGTCGGCCACTCGGCACCCTCGGGAACCCCGCCCACCGATCCGTAACTCCGATACGTGACCCGTCCGCCGTTCAGCGCAATGGACCGCGTCAAAAGCCCAGCACCTGAGGTGGATTATATGACCCCTAACTATATGGACACTTCCGGTGGAAACAGCGACCGCAGTGAGACATTAGTAAATATCCTAATGCAATACGCGCTGTAGGACGCTCTTTATCGCCACAGCGCGCCTGGCACGACCGCTATCGCCCTTCGTCACAGAACGCCCATTGGGTCGCCACGACGTCTGAGCGTTCCTCGCGTGTACAACAGCACGATGAAGCACAACGGCACGGCCGGATCAGGATCCGTAACACCCATGGCGGCGGACATCGCGGCATCTCAACCCGCCGATTGCTGACTCGCACGGCCCCGTGCAACGCCTCTCCTATCCCCGGGCTGATCCACCCCTACCACCAGGTGGCCCGCGCCAAAATTTCACGCCATCTCCCCACGTATCGAGAGGGAACCACCACAGTGAAGATCAGCTCACGCCTGCGCGCGTTCGCGTGCCTGGCGACAGCCGTCGCCGTAGGCGGCGCGCTCGCGATCGGCACCGCGACCGGGGCGATCGCCTCCACGGCGCAGTCGTCATCCGCGACGATCTCGGCGGCAGCGGCCATGATCACCGCCGAGACAGCGGGCTCCGCGCATGCTTCGCAGCCCGCGCCCTCAACCGCGAATCAGGGCTCCACCCACGCCTGCCCGGCTGTGATCATGGTCGGCCACGAGTACTGCTTCGCGCTCAAGCGCAACGGGATCCACAATTCCTTGGCCTCGGCGTCACCGGCTTCCATCCCTTCCGGCGTCGGTTACGGGCCCTCCCAGCTGCAGTCGGCCTACAACCTGACTTCGGCCTCCGCCTCCGACGGCGCCGGGCGGACCATCGCGATCGTCGACGCGTACGACGACGCGAACGCGGCGAGCGACCTGGCCGCGTACCGGTCCGCCGCCGGCCTGCCCGCAGCCAACTTCAAGAAGGTGAATCAGACCGGGGCCGCCTCGCCGCTGCCCTCCGCCCCGCCGGCCAACGACGACTGGACCCTTGAGGAGTCGCTCGACTTGGACATGGCCTCAGCGATCTGCCCGCTGTGCAACATCGTCCTGGTCGAGGCGAACAACGACTCCGGCAACGGGCTCTTCATCGCCCAGAACGCCGCCGCCAGCCTGGCCGGATACGTATCGAATTCCTGGGGTGGCACCGAGTCCTCCACCGAGCCGTCGATGGACTCCTCCTACTTCACCCACGCCTCGGGCATCGTCACCACCGTGTCCGCGGGCGACTCGGACTACGGCGTCAGCTACCCCGCGACCTCCCCGAAGGTGGTCTCGGTCGGCGGGACCAGCCTGAGCCCGGCCTTGAACTCGCGGGGCTGGACCGAATCGGTCTGGAATACCACGACGGGTTCAGAGGGCACCGGCTCCGGCTGCTCGGCCTACGAGGCCCGGCCCTCCTGGCAGACCGCCCTGAACCTGCCCGCCGGCTGCACCAACCGGATCGACAATGACGTCGCCGCCGACGCCGACCCGGCCACCGGCGCCGCCGTCTATGACACCGCCAACGGCAACGCCGGCTGGAACGAGGTCGGTGGCACCAGCGTCTCCTCCCCGATGGTCGCGGCCATGTTCGCGCTCGCCGGTAACGCCGGCGCCAGCCCGGCACAGGACATCTACCAGCACACCAGCAACTTCTTCGATGTCACCGCCGGCAACAACGGCACATGCAGCCCCGCCTACCTATGTACCGCCGAAACCGGCTACGACGGCCCCACCGGCATCGGAACCCCGAACGGCGTCGCCGGCCTGCAGACCGGCAACAGCAGTACCGATACGGTCTCCGTCACCGAACCGGGCAACCAAACCTCGACAGTGCACACCGTCATCAGCACCCTGCAGATGAAGGCCACGGACTCCATGGGCAAGGCGCTGACCTACTCGGCCAACGGGCTCCCGGCCGGCCTGTCGATCAGCGCCTCCGGCGCCATCACCGGCACCCCGACCACAGCCGGCACCTCCACCGTGACCGTAACCGCCTCCTCCGGCACCGCCTCCGGAACGACCTCCTTCACCTGGACGGTCAACCCCTCCGGCGGTGGCGGCTGCGCCGCAGCCCAGCTGCTCGGCAACCCCGGCTTCGAGACCGGCTCGGCCTCACCGTGGTCCATGACCGCCGGCGTGCTGAACAACAACATCCTCTCCGAGCCGGCCCACTCTGGTAGCTGGGACGCGTGGCTGGACGGCTACGGCACCACCCACACCGACACCCTGGCGCAGAAGGTGAGCATCCCCGCCACCTGCAAGACGGCGAACTCCTCCTTCTGGCTGCACATCAACACCAGCGAGAGGACCACCACCACGGCCCTCGACACCCTCAAGGTCCAGGTGCTCAGCTCCTCCGGTACGGTGCTCGGCACGCTCGCGACCTACAGCAACCTCAACGCCAACAACGGCTACACCCAGCACTCCTTCAGCCTGGCCAGCTACATCGGCCAGACCATCACCCTGAAGTTCACCGGCAGCGAGAACGCCTCGCTGCCGACGTCGTTCGTCGTCGACGACACGACTCTGAACGTGAACTGACTCATGTCCCCCACGCCGTTCAGCGCCGCCTGAGTTCGATACTCCGAAATGGCCCCGTTACGGCCGTTGGTCGGGCTCCACTCGATTCGAGTGGGACCTGATGGCCTACGGTATTCGAACGTGGTCCTGAACTGGTTGGCACAGAATGGCACCTGCGGTCGAGTTCGGGGACGGTCCGGGAAGGGACGTCATGGCATCGGCTGACAGGGTACGGCTCGGTCCGGCATAGCATGTAGAAACGCCATACAAAGACCCTTAGACGCGGCTACGGATCAGAAGGTTACTGACCTTTAAGGGGTGGTGTCGTCGAGGGCTGACAGTTGTCCGGTCTGGCAGTACGCCTGTTGTGTGAGATATGCGCAAGGTGGCGGGTTGACCGCCGAGCGTAGAGCGCAGCGGGAGCCTGTAGGGCTCGGAAATACGATCGGGCCTGTGACCTGGGCGCGGCTGGCCTGTGGTTGTCGAGCTGCGATCCTGGCCTGATGTTCTTGTCGCTTGCGTATCGTGCAACCCGCCGTGTTCTGGGTTCCGTGGCGGTCTTGTTTCGCAGTGACGTGTCCAAGGACGCTGAGCTGCTGGTGCTGCGCCACGAGAATGCAGTCCTGCGCCGTCAAATCCACAGAGTCCGTTACGAGTCGGTCGACCGGTTCTGGTTCGCGGCCCTCTCATCGCTGATCCCGCGTCGGCGTTGGCCTCAGGTGTTCCCGGTCAGCCCGGCGACGGTGTTGGCCTGGCACCGCCAGCTGGTCGCCCGCAAGTGGGACTACAGCGCCCGGTGGAAACCCGGCAGGCCACCGACCGCCACAGCAGCCAAGAAGCTCGTGCTGACCATGGCGAAGGACAATCCGATGTGGGGACATCGCCACATCCAGGGCGAACTGGTCAAGCTCGGCCACCAGATCGCCTCCTCGACGGTGTGGGAGATCCTGCACGCGGCCGGGTTGGATCCGGCACCGCGGCGTTCGGGCCCGACATGGAAGCAGTTCCTCACCGCCCAAGCCCACGGCATCCTCGCGATCGACTTCGTGCATGTAGACACGATCGGATTGAAACGGCTGTACGCCCTGATCCTCATCGAGCACGGAACCCGCCGGGCCCACCTGGCCGGGGTGACCGCCCATCCGACTGGAGAGTGGACAACCCAGGCCGCCCGCAACGTCCTGATCGACCTGGCCGAGCAGGGAAAGAAGATCAAGTTCCTGATCCGGGATCGCGACACCAAGTTCACCGACGGCTTCGACGCCGTGTTCGCCGACGAGGGAGTCCGCATCCTGAAGAGTCCGCCCCGAGCCCCTCGATCGAACGCGATCTGCGAAAGGGCCATCGGGGAACTACGACGCGAACTGCTCGACCGGATGCTGATCATCAACGAAGACCACCTGCGCCGCACCTTGACGACCTATCTCGCCCACCGGAACGAGGCCAGACCGCACCGCGGGCTCGACCAGCTGACCCCGACCCAAGCCGAGACCGGCCCGCCAACGCCGATCAACCTCGCCAACTACCGAATCCGCCGGAAGGCCATCCTCGGCGGACTCACCCACGAGTACCAAATCGCCGCCTGACCGCAGGTCAACCCCCGATTCGTATTTCCGAGCCCCACAGGGTCCCTCGTGTTTCGCGCTTCTAGATGATCATGTTCCGGCTGCGGCCCAGGCCAGCAGTACGGCCCGGGTTTCTTCGGGGGGCCAGGTCAGGGCGTGGACCCCGAAATCTCGAGGCGATGATGACACGCCGGAGCTTGACCGTCATGTCCTCGAAGGACGGTTCAGTCTTGGTCCGGTACCACGGTGAGCGGGCACGGCGTTCGGCAGCAACGTTCGGGGTGTGGCCGGCGGTGGCGTACCAGACGGTGACCAGCGACAGGCAGATCATGCCGAACGGGACGGTGCGCTCGACGGCCTTCTTGACGCGGTTGCGGGCCTCGCCCACGCCAAGGGTCTGCCGGGCGT contains:
- a CDS encoding putative Ig domain-containing protein, whose translation is MKISSRLRAFACLATAVAVGGALAIGTATGAIASTAQSSSATISAAAAMITAETAGSAHASQPAPSTANQGSTHACPAVIMVGHEYCFALKRNGIHNSLASASPASIPSGVGYGPSQLQSAYNLTSASASDGAGRTIAIVDAYDDANAASDLAAYRSAAGLPAANFKKVNQTGAASPLPSAPPANDDWTLEESLDLDMASAICPLCNIVLVEANNDSGNGLFIAQNAAASLAGYVSNSWGGTESSTEPSMDSSYFTHASGIVTTVSAGDSDYGVSYPATSPKVVSVGGTSLSPALNSRGWTESVWNTTTGSEGTGSGCSAYEARPSWQTALNLPAGCTNRIDNDVAADADPATGAAVYDTANGNAGWNEVGGTSVSSPMVAAMFALAGNAGASPAQDIYQHTSNFFDVTAGNNGTCSPAYLCTAETGYDGPTGIGTPNGVAGLQTGNSSTDTVSVTEPGNQTSTVHTVISTLQMKATDSMGKALTYSANGLPAGLSISASGAITGTPTTAGTSTVTVTASSGTASGTTSFTWTVNPSGGGGCAAAQLLGNPGFETGSASPWSMTAGVLNNNILSEPAHSGSWDAWLDGYGTTHTDTLAQKVSIPATCKTANSSFWLHINTSERTTTTALDTLKVQVLSSSGTVLGTLATYSNLNANNGYTQHSFSLASYIGQTITLKFTGSENASLPTSFVVDDTTLNVN
- a CDS encoding integrase core domain-containing protein; amino-acid sequence: MSSCDPGLMFLSLAYRATRRVLGSVAVLFRSDVSKDAELLVLRHENAVLRRQIHRVRYESVDRFWFAALSSLIPRRRWPQVFPVSPATVLAWHRQLVARKWDYSARWKPGRPPTATAAKKLVLTMAKDNPMWGHRHIQGELVKLGHQIASSTVWEILHAAGLDPAPRRSGPTWKQFLTAQAHGILAIDFVHVDTIGLKRLYALILIEHGTRRAHLAGVTAHPTGEWTTQAARNVLIDLAEQGKKIKFLIRDRDTKFTDGFDAVFADEGVRILKSPPRAPRSNAICERAIGELRRELLDRMLIINEDHLRRTLTTYLAHRNEARPHRGLDQLTPTQAETGPPTPINLANYRIRRKAILGGLTHEYQIAA